From Solanum lycopersicum chromosome 8, SLM_r2.1, the proteins below share one genomic window:
- the LOC104648728 gene encoding F-box/FBD/LRR-repeat protein At1g13570-like: MTSTTLSNLPCNVLDKILGGLPLKDAVKTSILSKDWTYKWVTRAELDFRSEFYTYFNENQEAMKIIYQVLRLHQGPILKFALERPDLICDRDIDNWMLFLSKKNVQELTLQIFTGSEYHLPSHLFTFKQLRHLRLEMCFFQPPPNFKGFSNLISVNLQHVIFDPSIFRNLITKCPLLESLMLTRCTAFDILEIDAPTLKCFDFLGTSKSICLKNVPMLRTVVVCLNRIFMDTSSFSSNLTKFFHFVPSLEALELGGSSLEYLTMGGIPENPPAALNNVKSLCLSDMSFGNVEEVSSAVYLITSCPKLQELAIECEAVGIIMEPVIQFLRTKAISCNAMKLLKSVEMRYFIGFEMEIEFVKFILASAPGLEEIFIWSSGQFHRGTQMMDEMKQFHRKSPNVRFKFEEM, encoded by the exons ATGACGAGTACTACACTTAGCAATTTGCCCTGTAATGTCCTGGATAAAATTCTTGGGGGTTTGCCTTTGAAAGATGCAGTGAAGACTAGTATCTTGTCAAAAGATTGGACGTACAAATGGGTAACACGTGCAGAACTTGATTTTCGTAGTGAGTTTTACACATATTTCAATGAAAACCAAGAAGCCATGAAAATCATTTACCAAGTCCTAAGACTGCATCAAGGACCAATACTAAAGTTTGCTCTCGAACGTCCTGATTTGATATGCGATCGTGATATTGATAATTGGATGCTCTTCTTGTCAAAGAAAAATGTCCAGGAACTCACCCTTCAAATATTCACAGGCAGTGAATATCATTTACCTTCTCAtcttttcacatttaaacaactAAGACATCTTAGACTTGAAATGTGCTTCTTCCAACCTCCACCTAATTTTAAAGGGTTTTCAAACCTTATTAGTGTTAATCTTCAACATGTCATCTTTGATCCATCAATATTCAGGAATCTGATAACCAAATGTCCATTGCTTGAAAGTTTGATGTTAACTAGGTGCACCGCATTTGACATTCTTGAAATTGATGCCCCTACTCTCAAATGCTTCGACTTTCTTGGAACATCGAAGTCCATTTGCTTAAAGAATGTCCCTATGCTTAGAACCGTTGTTGTATGTCTCAATCGGATTTTTATGGATACGTCAAGTTTTTCATCTAATCTTACAAAGTTCTTCCATTTCGTGCCTTCCCTGGAGGCACTTGAACTAGGTGGTTCATCATTAGAG TACTTGACCATGGGAGGTATACCAGAGAATCCCCCTGCTGCTCTAAACAATGTCAAATCTCTATGTTTATCAGACATGTCTTTCGGAAATGTTGAGGAGGTTTCAAGTGCAGTTTACTTGATTACAAGCTGCCCTAAATTACAAGAACTTGCAATTGAATGT GAAGCAGTAGGAATTATAATGGAACCCGTTATACAATTCTTACGAACCAAAGCAATCTCTTGTAATGCTATGAAGCTGCTTAAAAGTGTGGAAATGCGTTATTTTATTGGTTTTGAGATGGAAATAGAATTCGTGAAGTTTATATTGGCATCTGCACCAGGACTTGAGGAAATTTTCATTTGGAGTAGTGGGCAGTTTCATCGGGGTACACAGATGATGGATGAGATGAAACAATTTCATCGAAAATCACCCAACGTTAGATTCAAATTCGAAGAAATGTGA